One region of Quercus lobata isolate SW786 chromosome 2, ValleyOak3.0 Primary Assembly, whole genome shotgun sequence genomic DNA includes:
- the LOC115977302 gene encoding AP2-like ethylene-responsive transcription factor At1g16060 — protein sequence MAKLSQKTKKNNANSSNNDNNNNTNSSNTVTKVKRTRRCVPRDSPPQRSSIYRGVTRHRWTGRYEAHLWDKNCWNESQNKKGRQVYLGAYDDEEAAAHAYDLAALKYWGEETILNFPLSIYHKQIKEMEGLSREEYIGSLRRKSSGFSRGVSKYRGVARHHHNGRWEARIGRVFGNKYLYLGTYATQEEAATAYDMAAIEYRGLNAVTNFDLSRYIKWLKPNKDNSSNSTDYNPSLHIPNVEPNLTPNPNNQELASTFLHNQQTYSSGETLLTQPQPAATATSALGLLLQSSKFREMMEMSSDAECSPMPSESDPPQCSFPDDIQTYFDYQDSSVYGEGDDNIFGELKSYVPPVFQCDFDT from the exons ATGGCGAAATTATCACAGAAAACCAAGAAAAACAATGCAAACAGCAGTAACAATGACAATAACAATAACACTAATAGCTCTAACACTGTCACAAAGGTGAAACGAACAAGGAGATGTGTCCCTAGAGACTCTCCTCCTCAACGTAGCTCAATATATCGAGGGGTCACAAG GCATCGATGGACAGGACGATATGAAGCTCATTTGTGGGATAAGAACTGTTGGAATGAATCCCAAAACAAGAAAGGAAGACAAG TCTATCTTG GTGCCTATGATGACGAAGAAGCAGCTGCACATGCTTATGACCTTGCAGCACTGAAATACTGGGGTGAAGAAACCATTCTTAACTTTCCG TTATCAATATACCATAAACAAATCAAAGAAATGGAGGGTCTATCAAGAGAAGAATATATTGGATCATTGAGAAG GAAAAGCAGTGGTTTTTCTCGAGGAGTTTCAAAATATAGAGGTGTTGCAAG GCATCATCACAATGGAAGATGGGAAGCTCGAATTGGTCGAGTCTTTGGAAATAAATATCTCTATCTCGGGACATATG CTACCCAAGAAGAAGCTGCTACTGCATATGACATGGCGGCTATAGAATACCGTGGACTTAATGCAGTCACAAACTTCGATCTTAGTCGTTACATCAAATGGCTAAAACCCAATAAAGATAATAGTAGTAACAGTACTGATTATAATCCCAGTCTCCATATTCCTAATGTCGAACCTAATTTAACACCGAACCCTAATAACCAAGAACTTGCATCAACTTTCCTCCACAACCAACAAACATACAGCTCAGGAGAAACCTTGCTGACTCAACCCCAACCAGCTGCAACTGCCACATCAGCCCTAGGGCTTCTGCTTCAGTCCTCAAAGTTTAGGGAAATGATGGAGATGTCATCGGATGCCGAATGTTCACCAATGCCATCGGAGTCTGACCCGCCACAATGCTCATTTCCTGATGATATACAAACATACTTTGATTATCAGGATTCAAGTGTTTATGGTGAAGGAGATGACAATATCTTTGGTGAGCTCAAGTCATATGTGCCACCAGTATTTCAGTGTGATTTTGACACTTAG
- the LOC115973874 gene encoding uncharacterized protein LOC115973874, whose amino-acid sequence MYNEIERNYDDVAISTFKKGLPTEHGLRKSLTGKPVTSVRQLMDRINKYKRVEEDQQTGKGKAKVVPQERKDFRLDRFNNSNRPRRDYLEQSGSTGAQAVHAVFREPLHKILEKFKNESFFQWLSRMAGDPAKRNQNLYCEYHQESGHTIDDCRNLKNHLDRLVREGKLRHLLHHPVGRQEQTSVEARQSTLRPPIGTINVILAALGRTDSHPFRVVSVTRLPFEVDDRESKRVKGMALPMLGFSDEDKVGTIQPHDDTLVITLRIGGYDVKRVLVDQGSAVEVMYPDLYKGLKLRPEDLTVYDSSLVSFEGKTVIPKGQIRLPIQIGPDIVEVHSGGRIFALHRHCGQTMASCPRSCIINFTPKGEVPVGRSGQRSDRGPSRGPAMHGVYHLATTEY is encoded by the coding sequence ATGTATAACGAGATAGAGAGAAATTACGATGATGTTGCCATCAGCACATTCAAGAAAGGCCTGCCGACAGAGCACGGTTTAAGGAAGTCCTTGACTGGGAAACCGGTCACTagcgtgcgccaactcatggaccgaATCAACAAGTACAAGAGAGTCGAAGAGGACCAGCAGACGGGAAAAGGCAAGgcgaaggttgtccctcaggagaggaagGACTTCAGGTTAGACCGATTTAACAATAGTAATCGGCCGAGAAGGGATTACTTGGAACAGTCTGGATCTACCGGGGCACaggcagtccatgctgtgttccgagaaccattACACAAGATCTTAGAGAAGTTCAAGAATGAATCGTTCTTTCAATGGCTAAGTAGGATGGCAGGCGACCCTGCAAAGCGCAACCAGAACCTATATTGCGAATACCACCAAGAGTCGGGCCACACCATCGATGACTGCAGAAACCTGAAAAACCACTTGGACCGGCTGGTCCGAGAGGGAAAGCTGAGACACCTCTTGCATCATCCTGTTGGACGACAAGAGCAGACGAGTGTCGAGGCAAGGCAAAGCACATTAAGACCGCCTATTggcacgataaatgtcattcttgctGCTTTAGGAAGAACCGACTCCCACCCTTTCAGAGTGGTGTCGGTGACCCGACTCCCCTTTGAAGTTGATGACCGGGAGTCTAAGAGGGTTAAAGGGATGGCCTTACCTATGCTcggattctcggatgaggataaagttggaaccatccaaccccacgacgataCTCTAGTCATCACACTGAGGATTGGGGGATATGACGTGAAGAGGGTGCTAGTTGATCAGGGCAGTGCCGTGGAAGTAATGTACCCCGACTTGTACAAGGGGTTGAAGCTGAGACCAGAAGACCTGACAGTATATGACTCCTCTTTGGTGAGTTTCGAAGGGAAAACTGTTATCCCGAAAGGCCAGATTAGGCTACCTATACAAATAGGTCCGGACATAGTGGAGGTTCATAGTGGTGGACGCATATTCGCCCTACACCGCCATTGTGGCCAGACCATGGCTTCATGCCCTAGGAGCTGTATCATCAACTTTacaccaaaaggtgaagtacCCGTCGGAAGGTCAGGTCAAAGAAGTGATAGGGGACCAAGCCGTGGCccggcaatgcatggtgtcTACCATCTTGCGACGACCGAGTACTGA